A window of Pristis pectinata isolate sPriPec2 chromosome 18, sPriPec2.1.pri, whole genome shotgun sequence genomic DNA:
TGccctgttttctccctcctttcttaaacattgGTGCCTCATTTGTTATCCTCCAATCTTctagaaccattccagaatcaatAATATCTTGGAAGATGTTAACCAGAGCATTTGCTGTCCTTATTGCCACTTCTTTCAAATCTCTGGGATGTAAATTATtagatcacagaacatagaacactacagtacagtacaggcccttcagcccacaatgttgtgccaacattttatcctgctctaagatctatctaacccttccctcccacatcgccccctatttttccatcattcatgtgtccatctaagagtctcttaaatgtctctaatgtatctgcccccacaacctctgccagcagtgccttccacacactcaccactctctgtgtaaaaaaacttacccctgacatcccccttatatcttcctccaatcacctcaaaattatgtcccctcgtgttagccattgtcgccctgggaaaaagtctccgactgtccactcgatctacgcctcttatcaccttgtatgcctctatcaagtcacctctcatcctccttctctccaaagagaaaagccctagcttgctcctAAAGATCCTTTGGATATTTAAAATTTCAGGCTCATTAACTCCTTGCAGTTATTTTTTACTAACAATAATTTCTTTTACTTCTTCCTTTGCATTGGACCCTTGATCCTCTGGGTACTTCTGGAAAGATTCCTGTATGCTCTTCTGTGAAGTATTAGTTTAATTCCTCTACAATTTATTTATACCCCATGATAAATTCTCCCGATTCTGTCTGTAATGGTCCGACATTTTCCCTCAGTACGCTTTTTGATTTGATGTTTCTCATTATTTACTCTcctattttgttttatctttcttTATCAGTTTTATTGTCATGCTTTCCTAAATGCTGAAATGCTTCTATCCCTCAGGGTTACTAACTTCCTTGCAATTTTATAAGCCTTTCTTTAGATATAACACTATCTCTTCTCTAATCCAAGGTAGGACCATGTTTCCTGCTGTGTCTTTGTGCCTTAAAGAATGTATATTTGTTGCAAATtttataatatttctttaaatgttagccatttcttCTTTATTGTCATTCCTTTAAGGCAGGTTCCCAGCCTACACAGCTAACCCAACCTTCATACATTCATAACTTCATTCCTTTTAATTAAAAGCCTAGTTttggattgaactaaatcacttttgaacttaatataaaattctactatattatggtcactcttccctgAGGGCTGCTTTCCAACAAGATTAGTCATTAACCCTGTAAATCAAGCCCTTTAACATTTCTCTGCGCTCTGATCTAACTTGTTACTCGCCTTTGTTTCTGCAGCCTATTTATTTTGCTTACTGCATCTCTAACTTCCACTTTCAGCTCAATTTCTTCCCCCCTTGACTCTCCATTCAGGTTCTCATCCCAGTGCCAAGTTAGTCTAAAACTTTTCCAAGATGTGTTTGCTACTGATGTTGCTCCTGGAAGTTGAGGTGTAACCTGCTGACATCACAGGTCTCACCTGGCCCAGAAATGGTCCCAAATTCCCAGAAGTCGAAAGGCCTCTGTCCTGCACAATCTCTCCAGTCATGCATTTGTTTGCTCTATTGTCCTTTAATGTGGCCCTgctagtaatcctgagattaatAACTTTGGGGTAGGCAGTCTTTCAAATTGGTGCAAGTGTTGAGTCAACACTGTTGCCGTCACCTCACTAAAGTCCTCTGACTCACCAAAGTCTCCAATCTGAGGATTACTGTGGTTAAGTAGTTTAAAAAAGGAAACCAATAATTTAATGACAGAGTCCTCAGATTGAAGGAATACTGATGCAGAGTATCTTAGGTCATGTTCCTCTGTAAACTTTCCTGTTATATAAACCTGACTAGAATATacgagttgggatgttacagaacatagaacattacacacagtacaggcccttcagcccacaatgttgtgccgacattttatcctgctctaatatctatctaacccttccctcccacatagccctccatttttctatcattcatatggctatctaagagtctcttatacgtatgtccctaatgtatctgcccccacaacctctcccggcagtacgttccacgcacctaccactctctgtgtaaaaaaaaacttacctctgacatcccccttatacttccaatcaccttaaaactatgccccctcatgttagccactgtcacactaggaaaaagtctctgactgtctgctcgatctatgcctcttatcatcttgtacacctctatcaagtcatgtctcatcctccttctctccaaagaggaaagccctagctcactcaacctatcctcataagacatgctctgttATGGTAAGGCATGTTGTGTTGCAACattataaaatactggttagactgcacttggaatactgtgtgcagttctgtttgtcactgtacaggaaggatgtgattgtgctgcaaagagtgcagaagagattcagtaggatgttgcctggactggaggactttagtatggggagagattggataggctgggcttgtttttctctGGACAGAAGGTGGTTGAttgatgacctgatagaagtatataagattaagagatagggtagataatcaaaatctcTTTTCTCCCCATGGAAAGCtatcgaaaacaagagggcataggtttaaggtgagagggaggaattttaaaggggacctgagcaaTAAGTTTTTTTATACGGaggatggttgatatctggaacttgttgccagaggaggtggtggaatgagatacaattactatgtttaagaggcacttagacagacacttaactaggcaaggtatagaaggatatggtcctaatgtgggcacatgggatagtgtagatgggcaaaaaggtcagcattgatgtggtgagatgaaggaccagtttctgtgctgcttgactctgtggctctatgacctTATGAGTACACTAGCTGATTCAGAATTTCAAACAAAAACCATCTCTGAAGTTTGCAAGGCAGTGGGAATGGCTTTTGGTACCACTTCCCGTGACATCTAGGTCCAAGGGGGACAAGCGCAGCAATGTAACATCAGCACTTCCATTCCCCTTATGAGGCACATCCTTTTATTTGAGTTCACCATGTACTATTCCTCCCAACATGTCTTCATCAGGTTTGATACCAACCGTGATGGATCTTGGATATTAAGCAGTTTTTAATTGCCATTGAGTCAAGGTCCTTCTTTGGGTCAATGCGGAGGCATCGTCACCATAAGGATTGTGACCATTCCAGGGGAAAGTCCACCACCATCTCAGGGCAATTCAATATTGGCAACAAATTTGGACTTGCCAGTATCATTCTCATCCTGAGAACAAATAATAAAAGTAACATAtttttccaattccaattcagagGGGATAGAGGACTGATAGTAATTATGACTGTTAAATGACACTGCAAGGAAAATTAAATGCACTGGAGAGATGtgttttgttaatatttttaggATTAGTTACTTCCATTAGCTAATTAGCTTGCTCTGTTAATAGGAATTCTGCCGTCTGTGTGAATGTCAGTCTTAAGGAGATGAAGGCTAATCCCTCTAATCCATCAAGCTTTCATATGTTCAGATAAGTATGCACCTGGTGCCAGTCTGTGCAGTGTTGAGTCAGGAGGAGTCCTCTGTTGCCCTTTCTTCTTCTTGCCTCTGGGGCTGGAAATGGGAAACACCAAAAGCAGTGCCCTCTCCAAAGATATTTTGGAAGATCTCAAACTCAGCACCAAATACACAGAAGAGGAGCTCTGTGTATGGTACCAAACCTTCTTGAAGGAATGTCCAAATGGTAAGATCACCATGCCACAATTTCAGCAAATCTACTCTGGCTTCTTCCCAGATGCGGATCCCAAAGAATACGCTCAACATGTTTTCAGGAGCTTTGATACCAACTGTGATGGGACCTTGGATTTTAAGGAGTACATCATTGCCCTTCACCTCACCTCTTCTGGAAAAACTTCGCAGAAGCTTGAATGGGCTTTTTCTCTTTATGACGTGGATGGCAATGGCACAATCAACAAGCAGGAGATATTAGAAATTGTCAAGGTACAATGATATATAAATTGCATGATTCTGATTTAATATATCATTGGATATGATTCTGATTTTAAACTGTCAGAAAATTTTGTTACTCATTTTCCATTTGGAAGTCTCTTCTCTCTATTTTCCTTCAGTTTCCATCATTCCTCTGTTGAGAATCTTTTGTAGGCAGCCATTCCGATTATTTCTGCTTTGTAACCAATGGATACAAGCTATAGGAAAGAGGCtgatcggtattggtattggtttattattgtcacttgtactgaggtacagtgaagagcttgtcttacaaaccgattgtacaggtcaattcattacacagtgcagttacattgagtcagtacagagtgcattgatgtagtacaggtaaaaacaataacagtacagagtaaagtgtcagagctacagagaaagtgcagtgcaataaggtgcgaggtgaTTCTCTCTATATTTGCCCTGCATTGAAGAAAATATCCAACCTCCTCTTTGACAATTTTAAGGCCTTTTTCCCAAAAGTGATATGCCTTCTACCATTTTGTGGCAGTAACCATTACCTTAAAAAACCTGGGAAGGGTTTTTCTATTTATATTGCAGCTTAACAGATGCCCCAGACATCCAAAGGCATCTTGCTTTTGAAATGCTGGAACTATAATGTGGATTCCTAGCAAGATGGCATACTGAGCAAATGATTGAGTGGCTGGATGATTTATTTCTTTGTGGTGTTTACTGAGGGAAGAACATTATCTCAGTTACTGGAAGAATTTCCTGATCTTATTTGAATTGTGTATCGGGCCTCATAAACTGTTTTTGTTGTTCAGTTATATATGAGAGGTAAAATACATCCCAACAATTCTGCTTTGTTGATATATCCAAAGTAAGTAATGTGTTTTCAATATCTTTGAATATGAATCAATCTTCTTACATTGCAATGCTAGAAAATATTAAGTTTTAAAGAACTGATTAAATACAGAGAAAAATTCTAAATGACATATTGGAAATATACGGTAGTGTTACTGACCTGCCCAATGTGAGCTTCATTTGAAAAATTATGTTCAAGGTATATTTTATGCTGGAGCAGTAATTCTTAAACAGATTAAAGGGCAGTAGATTCTCTGTCCTTTATTACACTTACAGAAATACAGGGGATTACAGCAATAGGCTTTTCCCATATTACAACGGTGACTGCACTTTAAAACTAATTAATCACCATACTGCCCAAAATCATTCCTTAGCATCTCCCCACCCCCTAACATCTTTATTTCCAAATTGCTGTACCATCTCCAaactccccttcctctccaaATTCCTTAAACGTGTTATAACCTTTGAAATTTTTTCTGAAACTTCTATGAATCTCTCCAACCAGGATTCCACCCATGGAAGTTCTTTATCAAATTCAAAATGACCTATGATGAGACTGTTCGTCCTTCTCAACCTCCTTCAGCCTAGAACATTATCAACTGTACCATCCTCCTCCAATGCCTTATCACCAGGCTAGCTGACTGGGATTGTGCTCAGTTGGTTCCATTCTTATCTAGTTAGCTGTGGTCAGAGAGTCCCTTTCAATGGCATCCCTTTGCCTATCCATAAGGTCTACTTTGGAGACCTCCTTGGCCAGACTTTCTTGGGTGGCACAGTTCCACAGCTCTAGCTACCTGGGCTTGATTCTGATCTCCacagctgtctctgtggagtttgcacgttccccatGTGCCTACAGGGGTTGCCCCCGGTTGCTCCAGTTtgttccctcattccaaagaccaatgtgttggtgggttaactggccactgtaaaatacCCCAATTATTGATGGGTGATATGAAGATCGGGGGGAGTTTGgcaagaataaattgcagggatatatgtaggggaatgggattgatgggattgctctgagagctggcatagatttgatgggcctccttctatgttgcaaaAAATATCAGAATGAGAATTTGAGTCTGACAGCCAAAAACACTGGTCCTAGCCACGATTCCATCCCTCTCACAGGCCTCTGCCTGAAATTACACCAGACTCTTTGCAAGTCTGGTGATATTTTTAATCCTATGATAAACTTCCAACCACATGTCCGTACATCACTACCAACACCTATACGCACCCCCGTAACACTCCAGCTGCTCAGCTCATCAGCTACTGAGATCCTCATTATTATTAGGCTTGCGTATTCCAACCCACTCCTGGCTAGTCCCTACATTCCCTCCTCTGTAAatctgaggtcatccaaaactctgctgtttaCGTCCTGACTCCCACCGAGATCTGTTCATCCATCAGCCCTGTATTTGCCGATCTAAGTTTTCTCCCACTCAAGtaacaccttgattttaaaattcctacCTTGCTTTCAAATCTTGCCAAAGCATCACACCTTCccatctctgcaatctcctccagccttATATTTCTCTGATGTTGGAGGAGATTGCAACTCCAATGCTCGTTTCTTAAcaatccctgattttaattgtttCAACATTGAtgcctgtgccttcagctgccaagtctCCAAACTTGAGAAATTCCCTTCCTAAAACTCTTTTCCCTTCTTTAATTCTCACCTTAAAAGCTATCTTTTTGAGCAAGCCTATCGTCCTTTTGGTTCTGGGTGCACAATGTTGCTTTGGAGGTGTGATAGAAGTACAGGGTGTTGTTATTGTTGTTTAGTGTTTGCAAAATGCTTTAGGATGTTCTGCAGTTACAAAAAGTGCTATATAAGTACAATGTAGGAGGTAGTGTGAAAAGGGGGTAGTGTAAAACAGGTACTAAATGATTGCCGTGCTATTAATACACGCCTGTTAAAAATTCAGGATTTAGCACACGGTTTCAAACCTAATTGTTAATTACCAatgcaggtcctgatgcagggtctcgacctgaaatgctaactattcttttcccccaacagatgctgctctacccactgagttctcccagcagattgtttgttgttaattACCAGGCCTTGTCTGGAGCTCCTAAATAAGAAACCTGCAAGTTCACCACTCCTATGCAGATAAGACACAAGTTTCTTGCAACAGTATATGTGGCTCCTTGCACCCACTTCCAATGAAGGAGTGAAGTATCCAGGCAGGGGCAGTACTATACAGCTAAGAGCTCAATAGAAAATTGCATAGTTTCTGTAATGTGCCACTAGATGTCTTGGTGGAGATGGTTTGGAGAAGTCTTGTTGAGATCCTTGCAGGGTGTGCCCGAAATCCTAGCAATGTTTTCAGCTTTGGCACCAATGAACATGAAATGGTCAGAATACTTAAGGTTGCTGAATATCACTTGAAGTGGTCATACAAATTGCcaccaatgaacatagaacatagaacagtataacacaggacAGGCCTTTTGATCCACGATGTTGTATCGAGCtcattaaaccaatgactcctaattaatctaatccctctttcctgcacattgaccatatccttcACTTTTCTGCATGGCCTGTTCCTATTAGTCAAAGGTGTTAATTAAAGATCTCGCTACTGGAACAACCTGTTTGACTGCTTCTTATGCAGTGAGCCTTCTGGCGACATGAAGATTCCACCTTCTCCATTTTGTCACATAAAAGTAATAAGTGAAAATTGTTGCTCAGATTCATTTTTCCATTATCTTGGGATTGGGAACAGGGAAAATATAAATAGGAATGAGCATTTGTCTTGATCATCTTCTGATAACACTGCTGGAAAATCTTCAAGACGTCAAACATTGAGCCCTACTGTGATTACCTTTTTTGGTTGAATAGCTCGGTGGCATGCACAGGTCAGGCCTTGACTCTTGGGGAGGATTGTAATTGTACTGTTATCTTtaggagaggaaggaaaaaagaTGATAATTTAGAAAGAGTTTTATTCTCCACTAGTCATTTACTGAAAAGTAAATGATTTGACTTATTTTGTTTACtgtgttaattaaaaaaataaatattgtttctcatggagtcatagagggatacagcatagaaacaggcctttcagaccatggagtccgtgctgaccatcaactactcattttatactaatcctatattatttccatttatttttcctacattctcatcaacttctcccaaattctaccactcatctacatcgTGGGGGAAATTTATTGTGACCAAtataacctaccaatccacacagctttggaaggtgggaggaaaccagagctcctggggCAAACCgacgcagtcacatggagaatgtacaaactccacacagacatcgcctgaggtcagggttgaacctgggtctctggtgctgtgcaaTGGTagatctactagctgcgccactgtccTGCCACTGTTTCTGTACATTTATGGAAAGATAAGTACAGATATCTGTGTCCTGTGAGGAATTATCATAGTCGTCTGTCAGCTTTGTGGCTGGTTTAGTGAAATCTGCTCTTTACTCCCATAGGCaatatttaaaatgataaatgaaGAAGAACAAAAAAGCCTGCCAGAGGATGAGAACACACCAGAGAAGAGAACTGACAAAATCTGGGAGAATTTTGGCAAGAAAGAAAATGGTAAACACATACATATGGTAAAGCGATTAAAAGGTAGACCACTGTGCAGATCAGTCTTGGGTACACGTTAAATTGACATTCTGAGGGATACAAGTTTTAAATTTGTGATAGTTCTGCACCTGTAAAGATAGATATTGATAATTTTTCATTACAATGTCATCATTGGCCTGGATGATCAGTTCCCTGATTTAAAAGCAAATTGAAAGCAATAAAAATCTCTAACTGACAATCTGCGTAGATAGTAGTCTCTGTGGTTTCCCCTACACTCCCTCAATTTACCCTGAGGGAGTCCATAAGGAATAATGGCAGAGTGTTAGTGAAAAGCAGTTGGGATGTGCACCTACATAGGGAAGCTGTCAAGTTCTTGGATATTAGTTAGAAGAACAAAGTGCATGTATTATCTGATACCATCCATGATCAATAATCCTTAAATGGCCGTTGCTGGTACAATGATTGAGTTATTAATAATCATACATTAAAAGAACTGACAGAATTAACTCTTGAAACTTTAAAATTACCATCTGCCAATTGGGATCAGATTGTTTCCAAGAGAGACTTATTAAAATAGAGCTGCTTACTGACCAGGGGATAGAAGAAATAGTAGCATGCCCAAACTTCCAGAATGAGATTAGAAATACAGTGGGAATACACAGCAGGTCTATCTGAATCTGAAGGAGAAATGAAAGTTAATACTTGGTTTTAGGGTTGGTAAAACTGAAATTCCTTTTCTGAGGCTGAgtatatttccaacactttttttGTTTCCTATTGAATATAATGTCTATGTTCATAAAAATGAACCAgttatttccatattttcatgCAAATAAGCATGTTTTATGAGCTATGTTGCAAGGCAACCAAAATATAAAACAGTGGTTTCCAAAATTATGTAGATTGTGTTGAAGTGAAAACTTCttataaatgtaacactttaattCAATGTCCTTTTTCACAGATAAATTATCAGAGGGCGAGTTTATTCAAGGCACACTGGAAAACAAGGAAATTCTCCGATTGATACAGCTAGAGCCTAAGAAAGTCAAAGAAAAGCTAACAAGCAAATAGCTTCAATATTTTACAGGCAACAACATTTTTCCAAAGACTGTTCCAAGATAGTTTACAAATTACATGTTTCTGCGTGATATAGTGCAAGAGCTGTACAattaaaaaactattaaaaaaactCACTGTACATTACCACTTTAATTTGCACTTTTACTTTACAAAGGTTATCACACATACAGTGACTGTAACTGAGATTCTCTTAATCTGGAGTGACAGCTAAAGCTTCTAATCCTCAAGGTCATTTACTGAGAGCTGAAAAATAACTTTAATGGATACTCATGTCctaaataaattacatttaattgTATAAAAGCTAAAAGAAAATTACAtagattttctttttcattctttccatTGCAGAATTTGAAGAGAATGCAATCTAACTAGATGAATGGGTATGCTCCTGGAATTATGTGAGGTGATTATTTTAATGGCTGTGAAGTTTAATACAAAAGGAACAGTTCCTAACATAAGGTGAAGCTCACTAATAGTCAACACATGCTGCAATAAGAAAAAGTTGAGCACTGACCTGGATTTGCATCTGGTCTCTCCAGATTTTATTGAATCCAGATAAAAATTcagattattttcctttatttaatttATCCAGGTCTAGTTTGTTTTTACAGGGATGGTTAATTCTCAGGTGAGGAATCCAATGAAAATATCTTTGCTCAACAATGCAGAAAGGTCAGGTAGTGGCCCACAAGGAAATGCTTAAAGAAAAAGTTAAATTTACCCAGATAGCTTTTGGCCACAATCCAGCTTTCACTACCAGCTCTGGGACAGTGCTGTTTTCAGTTAAAGTTGCATCAGGACCTGAGTTATGCCATCAGACCCTTGTTTCTTGTTAGTCTTGAGGCCCCTGCCTGCTCGGTTGCAATAGGAAGCCTCAAGGCTCCTGTAAATTCAGTTAATGCAAGTATGATATAAACACTGCCAGCAGCCATTTTAACACCTTGCCCACACCATTTTATGAGAGTGGCACAGTGACTCTATTCTATGTTATATTAAGACCAAGGTTTACATCCTGTTTAGATTGTAGCTAACATGGGCAAGAATGACAGGAATGCACCATTTCTGCCAATgcactgaatggaaca
This region includes:
- the LOC127579973 gene encoding S-modulin-like; its protein translation is MGNTKSSALSKDILEDLKLSTKYTEEELCVWYQTFLKECPNGKITMPQFQQIYSGFFPDADPKEYAQHVFRSFDTNCDGTLDFKEYIIALHLTSSGKTSQKLEWAFSLYDVDGNGTINKQEILEIVKAIFKMINEEEQKSLPEDENTPEKRTDKIWENFGKKENDKLSEGEFIQGTLENKEILRLIQLEPKKVKEKLTSK